The following are encoded in a window of Megalops cyprinoides isolate fMegCyp1 chromosome 16, fMegCyp1.pri, whole genome shotgun sequence genomic DNA:
- the LOC118791347 gene encoding proline-rich protein 7-like — protein sequence MVMSQGTYTFLTCFAGFWLVWALVVMLCCFCSFLQRRLKRRREGRLRERSLRVLEMPPPRELPQNPAPPPAPPPVPPSIPQGSWIGNQEGDVFGKPPCYEDAVLMEDPPPPYSEVLADPRGGTYGDLAGRTPREPPSTETSKTAPDAVSEEAEQDYPSLIHLPASGRWDSLGRLLSTMELNCNNLPPPDPATPALAAGTMPAELRLGRPLLERTCPLPTAFPVFGRSTAV from the exons atggtgatgtcacagggcACGTACACCTTCCTGACCTGCTTCGCGGGCTTCTGGCTGGTGTGGGCCCTGGTGGTCATgctctgctgcttctgcagctTCCTGCAGCGCCGGCTGAAGCGGCGCAGGGAGGGGCGCCTGCGAGAGCGCAGCCTGCGCGTCCTGGAGATGCCCCCACCCAGGGAGCTGCCCCAGaacccggccccgcccccggccccacCCCCGGTCCCGCCCTCCATCCCACAGGGCAGCTGGATCGGGAATCAAG AGGGTGACGTTTTTGGTAAGCCTCCATGCTACGAGGACGCGGTGCTGATGGAGGACCCCCCGCCGCCCTACAGCGAGGTCCTGGCGGACCCCCGGGGAGGGACGTACGGCGACCTCGCGGGCAGGACGCCCCGAGAGCCGCCCAGCACGGAGACGAGCAAGACCGCCCCAGATGCAGTCTCCGAGGAGGCGGAGCAGGACTACCCCTCCCTCATCCACCTTCCCGCCAGCGGCCGCTGGGACTCGCTGGGCCGGCTGCTCTCCACCATGGAGTTGAACTGCAACAACCTTCCCCCTCCAGACCCCGCCACGCCTGCCCTCGCGGCCGGGACCATGCCCGCCGAGCTGAGACTGGGGCGGCCGTTGCTGGAGCGGACCTGTCCACTGCCCACAGCCTTCCCCGTGTTTGGGAgaagcacagctgtgtga